The window TCTAAACTGCAAAGATGGACACAAAATCtctaaattttcaaagttcttCTCATTGCAATTCTAAGAAAATTCTGGAAAATCAATACTCAGAACTTCTACCCTTTACCCTGCCAAAAATGGACTCCCTTCGTCATGGAGaaataacatataaattaaCTAGTATAATAGGAAAAGAGTAAATCTGCACCAAGATAACATTATTGTATTAAGCAAGTTGTACAAAgtaaaatcatatcaaaatctGTTTAATGTATCTTTTCATATTCCCAATTGAAACTTCGATCAAACTGAGGTTGAATCAACAGCtataaaaagttcaaaattaaGCCATAAACCACAGTTACCAAGCACAAGCTGGCAATACAATAGTGATAGCGTACCAGTTTGTAGGATTCTAATTTTTCAGGGAGTTGGTAACGTCTTTGACCAGTTGTCAAGAATAAAGGATGATGCAGATTAAGTTGAGCAAGCTTGCTTGGATCTTGGGTTAATGTGGCAGATAAAACCATCTTCGCAAGCCTAGGGTAAGATTTACCCTTGAACCCCCTTTCAACACCACtgcaaaatatttcaaataacaaGCACAACCAAGACTGAATGTATCAAAGGATATAATTTACTTATCTTTTCATACAATAGTAACATGGATAATCTTAAAGATGTTGTATATCATCTCATAGGATGCAGGAAGTGCTCCATTAACCCCAACAATCACATTGAGCATCAATTCAAGCATCACAATAATTCGCCTACTAGCAGTATGTGTGACTTCACAAGAGACTCTCTTGGCCAGAAATATATGCAGTGACATAATACTGATGTATGGGATAATGCATGAAAATGACTTGTTGCTGAGACAAGAAGATACTCATGGTAGATTGGAGGGAGATAAACAAATATAGAACTCACCATCTCCTTATGGTTTTTAAGGAACCAGATGCACAAGGAAGAAAATTATTAACACCAGGCACGAGGCTTTCATCATAAGGGCGGGTCAATTTGAGCACAGTCGGAAGCCAAGATTGGTATGATTCCCTGAGCAAGCGGTCTGTTTCATCAACAACCTAAAATAATAGTTTGCTTTATTAGAATAGCATTACCACATAAGAAATGACAGAAATGAAAATATGTTAAGGCAACACCTTGTGGCCCGTGCATTCATACAaccaaaatctaaattttttatttgtttcttccaAACATGATGTCCTAGAACCAATCATGTTGAAGAAACACAAAGGGGAAAACAAATGGGTAGAGTAAAGTATCAATCACAACAGCTGTTGGCCATCGATGGGATGcagtgatataaaaaaaaaaaaattaagcctaTGATATGTTGGAATTACTAAAACTAATTTGGAGTTCGTCATCaagatttttattcttatatacgatcacatttaattaattaaacagcaactgaaaaatatattagcatGGAAAACCAGTAGCTAGCAGCTAGCCTGCATATTAGAATGGATTGTCAAGATGAAATTAAAGCAAATTCTTCTGAgaatcaatttataataaaatttaaccaaAGTAATAgcatttcaaaagaaaaggtaacACTCGTCTATTTGTTAAAAAAGGCAACAAGAATTCAGTCCCATATAAACTTTCACAGAGAACAAAGGAACTTGGTGTTactaaacatgaaataaattagAGTTTCAGAACTAAAATGTGGCAGATGTAAGTTGGAGATAGCACAATTCGATGCTTACAAGATAACAGAGGTGCTCGAGTGTAAATCCCTTAGTGGTAGTGATATGGTCCATGAGCCTTCCTGGGGTTGCCACCAATATATCCACTGAACTCTGTAATTCTTGCAAAACATCTTGGGGGTCATAACAAATCCCAGCCTCATGCTGAGGTTTCTTAATAAGTTCTGAAATTTCATCAGCAATTGAAGATTGGCCCACAGCCAAACCAACAGATAAGCCCATAGCAGGTGCTATGGCAGCAAAAACTTGTTTAACCTGCAAGGCTAAATCACGAGTGGGCAAAACAACCAATGCACGGAGACATTTGACAGCGCGAGTCGAAAGCATTTGCACAATTGGCAAAGCATAGGCTAAAGTTTTGCCACTTCCTGTTGGTGAATTAATGCAAAGGTCTCTCTCAAAGGCACCTGGCCCTATAGTCTCTTGCCAAACTGCAATTTGAACTGGAAAAAGTGTCTTGAAACCCATATTCTGCAAAGCCATCTTCAACCTAAAATGATGAGCAAAGATTTTGATTTAAACAACataatcttgaaaaaacaatatttgaatatattaataatatatatctatagagagagagagagagacctggGGTCAAGGCAAGGGAGGATATCAAGCGGGTACTCTTCAAATTTGCTTACATCAACCGGGCTTCTCATCCATGGCAACACTGGCACATTCTTATTCTGTTTTGCCATTGTTGATTCCTCCattctctctctgtttctttctGTCCCTGTTTCCACTATATAATTAAGCCTTCGTCAAGTCAAGCAAAACAGCTGAGAGAGAGAGTTGCTGGGTACTGTGGGGATGGCAATAGCTCGGGTCGGGAGCGGATATTGTTCCACTTGACACCGCCCCAAAACATCGAAATCCACCACCATCCTTCAACCTGGTCAGATTAGGTCCGATGGACTTTTTCCACTGGGCTGGGACCCAAACCCAATctggtttttttaatagatttttaaaagacaaaatctAAGCTTAATAGTTAGTTTTTTATGCTTGATGAGCAAATTTCTGTGTATTCTaggtttttaaatttcaaacatGTTTGGTTCTGAATTCCAGAAGCTTGGCATAAAAAAGTTACACTACAATTGGCATTTTCGCTCTTTTGGTAAAGCATCACAATAAGCATTTTCTTAATGTACAGGTTAaggagttttttaaaaaacaaaatcagacTTTTCAAAGCAGAGACCTGTTTTTCTTAATCATAGATGATAGGATAACAGTTTGTCATGGAGTCCAATTTTTAGAACAATTGTTCATCTCTGTGCAGGTATGCTTTTATCTCTCTTAGTAATACAACACAAAATAACAACACATCAAATATAAAACTGCCTGAGAATGCTTCATCACATGAAATATCTATTAACATCTTCTAATCGCAACTAATGACCCACcaagaaacctaaaaaaataaaactttgaccTAATGAATCATAATACAATCACAGTCTTAGTCAAATCAAGTAAAACAATTGAGAGAGAGATGTTGAGTACCAAGGGGATGACAATAGATCGGGTTGGGAGCGGATATTGTTCCACTTGCCACTGCCCCAAAACATCAGAATCCACCACCATCCTCCAACCTAGTAGGATTAGTTCAAGTGAAGGACCTTTTCCATCGAGCAGGTACCCATACCCAATccgatttttttaatagatttttaaaagacaaaatctAAGCTTAAAAGTTACCTTTTTATGCTTGATGActgcaaaaataatttttagaataaaCAGTGAACAATTTTTACATCCATTATACATAGTTCAAACTTTGTTTGTTTTAGGCTTGATGATTGTTAGGTAATGAAATTCTATGGATATAATTGTATTGTaagagatttttaatttaaactatatatgaattttaatttgaactatgtattttaagttgttttttgtattgtttatttaacttttGTCTTAATTGTATTATACTGTTATTTTCGACATGGCTGAAATTGTctatataaatagttaaaaaatttacatgtaaataaaaaatgtttttgagaaCCTTGATGTAATGTGTGTCAAAAGGTTACACTCCTCACGCCCTCCCTAGCTTGCTTGGAAGAACAACTCACCAGTTGATGCCAGAGAGAGCAGAGCCACCCCTCTCTCTCTAACACATTTCCACTTTTCTCCCTCCACCACTCTCTAGGAGCCTATACACCAACTTCAGGTACTACCTCTTTGTACCCTTGAATATGTTTTacttttggtgtttttttactGGGTTTCAGCTGTTTTctgctttattttttgttgtaatcACCCATTGTTTGTTATTTTGGTACTGTTTTGCTTTCATCTTTCCATTTACATGTGAAGTTTTGAGAACATGGGTTTTGTTATATTTCGTTCATTGTTTCTCATTTGTGGAAAATTGAtgtgttttattgattttttttgtgctcGTCAATGAAATAATCAATTATTGTGGAGTAAAGTTCTGTTCTTTTTGTGAGAAAAGCAACTTTGAATGTCTCATAGAATGCATTTTGATGATTAATTGTATGAGTGTGGATTTTCTGTCTATCTATGATATGAAAGTTAGTGGTTTCATTGCTCTTACTATTGTTTTTGACTTTTTCTTTGTAtgtatttgaaatgattttctgtctgtttttttactttttctttcttctgatATAACACAATGGGAAATAGCAGCTCTAAAGCATAGACATTTCCAATCCCATTAAAATCCCATACTTCTTTCATGGATAAATGCTTAGCACATGATATGATAAGGAAAATTGCAGGCTCCTAACTACTGTTGCTCCTTTTTTTCTATGCTTAACACAGAGGCAACTCtttgtttcaagaaaaacagaaaaccaAAACCATTGGATTCTACACACATAAGGTGCAAACCtctccagattttttttttaaaaaaagggttgTGCATGCAGGTGCAAAGAAACAACATAGatgaataaaacataaaaccttttttttaaataaattccaGCACAGAACAGCGGTGACAGGAGCGTCATTAACCCATTGCAATATAAGGCTTTCGAAATGGACAATCTTTCTAACGTTCATCTAGCAAGTGtagattttatgaaaaaaaggatCGAACTCGTACCAGGATGATGTAGGATAAAGTCCTGGGAAGAACAATTCAAAGACAGCAATAACCCTCCTAATCCTTACAGCAACTGAACCTGGAAAAGCACCACAGAACCGAGGTTATTCAACCATGCAAAACCAGTTCAAGACAAAAGATatggaaaaacaaatcaaatgccAATCAAAAGGTAAGCTAAAACTGCAGGCATAGCAAGCAGCAACATTgagctatatataaaaaaaaaaaaaaaagcagagcaGCATCAACGTAACTGCAAAAACTGAAAAGCTCATTGATGAAATTAACATCAGAGAAGGACCACATCCGGACCTAAAACCAACTTCCAGAACATAAAAGCATTGCAGCAAAGCAATAAGATGAGTCAAGCATGGGCTGTCCAAGTCTTTAAAGGTTTGAAAGGGCCACAACAAGAGAAGCTTCATTGAAGAAACAGTGGCCGAGAAAATTAAGGAAAGAAGGTAGGCACAATAGGTAAGCACTGAGAGTCTACCCTAGCTTcatcttccttctttctttctttccttccttcttcaTGTTAAAGTCTACCTCAGCCTCTGGTGATACAGACACGTTTGATTTTATACATTTCTAGCACTTAAAAAATCACAGAAAACTTCTCTAGAGCATATATATAATTGGTGGATATACTTTCTCCCCCTTCTAAATTCTTAGTTGCCTTCTTGCTATTTTGTCAACCGAAAAGATTCTTAATTTTGTCTGAATAGCATGCTCaaaattcaattctaatttCCCACGTGGGAAAATGTGATATCAACAcactaaattgaaaactaacTTCTGcgcttattgatttttttttcctaacagGCTAAAATTCACTAACGATGGTGCTGGCTGCTAAGTCCATCTAAAAAAAGAAGCTGCATAACCCAACACATACGTGCAGCAACAAAGAGACAGAGCAGACACCCAGACCAGAAGCAAGAGAAACAACTGAAAACCAATCTAAAAACAAAGAGATGGCAGAGAGTTTCACGAAAATACACCAGCCACAGCAGTAGAACAGGTACTAAGGCACATGCCACCAACCAGAAAACCAAAGCAGAGAGAAGAAGCAATGagaaaaatgcaaagaataaaatagatttataaGAAGCCTAGAAATAAAAGTGGAGAAGCAAACCAAGAAAGCATAAAGAACTACACCGACAGTGGGGATAAAGCCTCGGAAAccctataaaaacaaattagcaaCTTATAAAGCACACACAATTGATCAAACAACAGCTCAAACCAGTAAAAGAGAAACGCAAAGACAGGAAAAAGgagaacaaaaggaaaaaacgaAGTCACCAATCACAGTGTGTGAGTGTAGCCCAGAGAAATCTAGCGGGACAGGTTCGGATCCTGTGAGCGGAGAAAGGCTGCCGAAATAGGTAAGGCTTCGCCGGTCATGGATACTGTGGAACAGACAGGGAGGGAAATAGAAAGGGGATACGGAAAATCTAATAGGGTGTGTTTGGGAAATAGCCCAAAGAAATCCAAGGGTGTGtccaaagatttttttaaggacaaattttacttaaaataaaattttgttttataattttagattaatttaatatgtgatgtaaaaaataattttttaaaaataaaaaaaatattttaatgtatttttaaattaaaaatattttaaactatcactgttatcacaatctcaaaaaaaaatttaaagtgtaTTTGAAAACGTGGtgcaaaccatgtttttaaagattttgaattttttttgtttaaaataaaaaatatatgtttttatattatttttatatgttgatgttaaaaataatttttaaaaaataaaaaaaattattttaatatatttctaaataaaaaaatattttgaaccattgatatcacaatcttaaatatatctttaaagtTCTAATTgtgtcctatttttttttcataaattgatTTAAGGTTCTAGTAAAACCCAGCCAactaacatttttgtttttttataattcaaagtgtCTGAGTCAGCTTACACGCACCACGACTAATCCTCGGGATCCACTAAACACCTTACAAGCCTAGGTAAAGATGGCTATTTACCTTTTTTTCAGCTTAGTTAATTTTCCTCGTGACATGTTAGACAATGTAAATTACCATGTTTTTATCATGctaaaaaaggggggggggaatcatttaacattaaaaaaaaaatgttccgATGCTAGTTGTGTGCTTCTTGTTCCTCTTGAATTAGAATGATAAGATTTGATTAAATTAGATTATGTTTATCTTGGAATTGCATAACCATATGACCTCAAAATCCTGTAGCTAGTTTGAAAGACTTATAACCCTAGATCTGTTATATATCACATCCTAAATTTTGTTAATCTAGAGTCAAAGTCTACCTTTACCATAATCAAAGTGTTAATTAAGAAAAGTAAAGGGTGCTCAAGAATAAACATGGAACGGTTTTGTACCTCCATTTTACACCGTCTAGCAATTTAGCATTTTAGCAAGATTATAGGCAattcaaagaggaaaaaaagcaaACATTGCCGTCCATTTGGGAACACGTTTGAACTGtgttctcttaaaaaataatttaaaaaaattattaaaaattatttttttttatattttcaaatcgttttgatgtactaatctcaaaaataatttttaaaagataaaaaaaacatcattttaatatatttttaagcgaaAAGTACTTTAAACCACAACCTCTATCACAATTCCAAAGAGACTATGAGGgcaaccaaagaaaaaaaagacaaacattGTGAAGAAAGCAATCAAGCAAAGAGCAAACCACAAAAGCACAAATAACATAATCAAAGCCCACACCAGCGACGAAGGcaatgaaaataagaaaaataaaatcttgaggGGGCATAGCTCAACTGGTCTCTGGGTTTGTTTTCTAGAAATCACTAGTTCAAGTGCCACAAATCTCAGAGCTAAGGTTGAGCATTTTTGGTTTGATCTGATTTtggaccaaaataaacaaccaaaccgatttttttttgttttgaaccgaaccaaactgaaaaccggttcaaatctATTAATTTCACTTCGGTtcgtttttttcccttccaaaccgATTCAAACCAAAATTTTTCGGTTGAGTTTTTTCTGAGATTTTTATTGACCATATTTTTCaacacttttatttttcaaattgaattaaagCATCTTCGGCACAAACACAACGTAAGGGaggaacaaaacaaaagagTGTTTTTAGAATTAAACTGATTGAATCCCCATCTAACCCCTCAAAAGGGTCCCAAGATCAGGCATGGCATGAGTAGCTGCAAGATCTTAATCAGAAACTCAGGTTTCTCGTCTTTAGGGTTTGTTCCTCCCAAACCTGGTGCTACGTAGAGGCATTTCGTTGGTACTGTTGTTTACATCTACCTTACCAATGACATACTTTTCCATCATCTCTCTAGCATCATCGTTGTGACCCTCATCTTCAAAATCATTTGTTGCATCTTTCCCTGTAAAATAAATGAGAGAGTTTATGCAAGTAACTCGGATCAGAAGTGGAATGCTCAGAGAGATTGGACAAGAATCGGCAAAATTCAAGAAACCCAAAAGAATCCATTACCTGTCCTTTAGAGAAGAGGGAGAGACCCAAATTGACACAGGAATGAGAATGCATGGAGGAGGAGAAGATAGATTTGAAagatgagagatgagagatgagagatggAGAGATGGAGAgcatggaagaaaaaaagataaatttgagagatgagagacagAGAGCAAGGACAGGGAGCGACTGAGAATGCCTTTAGGTTTAGAGTTAGACAAAACATACTATttacacttgttttttttaagtgttggcctggttgaaccggtttggtttggtttggtttggtttaatcggtttcagactttagaaaccgaaaccgaaccgaaccaaaacttttttgtgattttctaatcggttaattcagtttttttcgatttggttttttcggttatattttttccagttttctcagtttaatcagTTATTCGGTTTTTTTGTTCACCCCTACTCAGGGccactgaaggcttacatgatcgATAACTTCAGGGTCTTGAGGGATTAGTTAAGGTATGCATAAGCTGGCTCGAATACTCacagttaaaataataataataataagaaaaataaaaaatgaaaagaagaacaaCAACCTAAAACAAAGACAGAGGTTCACACGAGATAAAAatccaagagaaaaaaattttatataccCAAATTTAATGTGCGCAATAAAGTCCTGGGCCACGAATATGAAAATGCtagctaaaaagaaaataaaacaggaGGCCGAATGActgagaaaaaaacagagactgTCAAGTAGGGGTGATTAGTTTTACTTTGGTTTGATTTATAcctaaaataaataaccaaattatttttaaaaaataattaaaccaagATTAGTTTCATTGATCAATTTTGATTCGGTTTGATTAATTTATGTTAAGAATTAGAAAAACTTATGTTGTTTTTTGAGGTTTTTATAGGCTTTTGAAAGACTTGTAATTgatgtaaaaaacatattttaattatcCAAATTTTCTTGCTGAAAACaagtatattaaatattttgccCCTGATTATGGTATTTAACTACACTAAAACTCCATGTGATTTATGGTTTGCTATTAAAGTCTGACCTAATTTAAATTGTAGTGTCAATTCTACATTCTTTCAGCCTTCCTAACATTTGTTCTATTTTGTTTGAGTTAGCAGGAGAATTTATATAACACACGTAGCAAGTTAATAAAATCCAAGTTATGGGAAATGTGCAGATTTTATTGTTGTGATTAGAGATGTTGAGAGAAATGGCTGGAATTGCAAAATGAAATGTTAGGTTGAAATGTGAAGTGTGGCTGGAAATAATGATGGAAGTGGTTGGAATTTGACGAGGAAAAGGTCGACAATTTGGCATTTCTTGTAGTTAAAAATGGCAAGGGAAATGTGATGTCTGTGGTTGTGGTTGGAATCGATGAGAGTgatgtttattgttgttgtaaaaGGTGTGGGAGATGGCTAAATTTGTTGGTGAAATTGGCTGGTATTgatgagagaagaagaaaaaaaaaagaggaggcatcattactagaaaattgacaaatataaataaaaatatcaatgaaaaaattCTATTGATATATTGTGATGCCTTTTATCGACATAATTTTTCATCTATGTATCTTTCAGTAAATACCAACATAAAAATCTCATCGGTGTATACCGAAAGAATGCCGGAGAGTATTACAGTAGGattcaaaacaacaaatcatacggtgatatgatatttttaccGGTAAAATAACCGACAACGTTACTGATGGAATAATTCCACTAGTATTGTCATCggtgatatttaatttatgacctgaTTATCGATCCTCCTCTCCCCTTCCctcatttctctttctttcttatgCAATTTTTTCTGTAACAAACAGTAAGGGGATGCCATACTCAAGGAACGTtggtcttattattattattattattattattccaatattattgttgttgttgttgttaaatttgaaaaaaaaaatattactatcgaagaaaatcaataaatttgatttaaaaggtaaaattaaaaactataagaacttggaTCAAgcgtgtttaatattattaataatattataaatattattattttcattattattgatataattattggaaaaaaattattactattgtAAAAAAACCTTGGATTTTATTtggaaagtaaaattaaaaattattattattattaaatttaaaaaatatatatttctattaaaaaacaaccatagatttgatttgagtggtaaaattaaaaattactactactactactactactattcttttcattattattaatattattcatat of the Populus nigra chromosome 7, ddPopNigr1.1, whole genome shotgun sequence genome contains:
- the LOC133699482 gene encoding DEAD-box ATP-dependent RNA helicase 1 isoform X2 — its product is MEESTMAKQNKNVPVLPWMRSPVDVSKFEEYPLDILPCLDPRLKMALQNMGFKTLFPVQIAVWQETIGPGAFERDLCINSPTGSGKTLAYALPIVQMLSTRAVKCLRALVVLPTRDLALQVKQVFAAIAPAMGLSVGLAVGQSSIADEISELIKKPQHEAGICYDPQDVLQELQSSVDILVATPGRLMDHITTTKGFTLEHLCYLVVDETDRLLRESYQSWLPTVLKLTRPYDESLVPGVNNFLPCASGSLKTIRRCGVERGFKGKSYPRLAKMVLSATLTQDPSKLAQLNLHHPLFLTTGQRRYQLPEKLESYKLICMSKLKPLYLVAVLQHLGGEKCIVFTSSVESTHRLCTLLNFFGDLKVKIKEYSGLQRQSVRSKTLKAFREGEIQVLVSSDAMTRGMDIEGVRNIINYDMPAYVKTYVHRAGRTARAGQTGRCITLLRTHEVKRFKKLLQKADNDSCPIYSIPSSSVKSLHPFYLSAKILDSHE
- the LOC133699482 gene encoding DEAD-box ATP-dependent RNA helicase 1 isoform X1; this encodes MEESTMAKQNKNVPVLPWMRSPVDVSKFEEYPLDILPCLDPRLKMALQNMGFKTLFPVQIAVWQETIGPGAFERDLCINSPTGSGKTLAYALPIVQMLSTRAVKCLRALVVLPTRDLALQVKQVFAAIAPAMGLSVGLAVGQSSIADEISELIKKPQHEAGICYDPQDVLQELQSSVDILVATPGRLMDHITTTKGFTLEHLCYLVVDETDRLLRESYQSWLPTVLKLTRPYDESLVPGVNNFLPCASGSLKTIRRCGVERGFKGKSYPRLAKMVLSATLTQDPSKLAQLNLHHPLFLTTGQRRYQLPEKLESYKLICMSKLKPLYLVAVLQHLGGEKCIVFTSSVESTHRLCTLLNFFGDLKVKIKEYSGLQRQSVRSKTLKAFREGEIQVLVSSDAMTRGMDIEGVRNIINYDMPAYVKTYVHRAGRTARAGQTGRCITLLRTHEVKRFKKLLQKADNDSCPIYSIPSSSVKSLHPFYLSALEKLKETVQSETSRKGKVGLKFSRVSREKKSLEE